From the Callithrix jacchus isolate 240 chromosome 22, calJac240_pri, whole genome shotgun sequence genome, the window CCCCATTCCCTTTTCCTGAATTCCAGCGGGGCCGGGTCCTCCTCTGAGTGGCAGCTAGGGCTCCATTCTTACCTTCTGTGGATGCCGGGGTCCCACTGCTTCTCCGAGACCCGGAGAGAATTTTCACCTCCCCTTGGGAGCTTCCCGGGACCCCAGGTCTTCCTTTTCCGAATCCCAGAGTGTCCCCAAGTCCTCTCTTCTCAAACTGTAAGCCCAAGGGAACCCAAGCCactctcctgcaaacacaccgaGGACCTCAGGTCCCCTTTCTGGGTCCCCCAAACTCTTAGCCTTAGTGGGGTGCTCAGATCTCTCGGGAAAACCAGTTTCCCTTTTGTGAATCCCCCAGCAGGGACCCCAAAGCAGCCCCTGAGAGCTTCAGGGAGCTTCAGCTGGCACCAGTTCTTCCTCTGGAGCTCTTGGGGGCACCCCTCCTGGGAACCCAGGCTCCATCTGTAAGCCTGGGGCGGGGGACTTGCTTTTCCTCTGGTCCCCATCTTCTTGGCCAAGTTCTTCAGGGCAGCCTAGACCCTCCTCTGAACCCGAGAGGCTTCCCCAGCCCCGGGGATCGTTTTTCTGTTCTGAACCCCAGAGGCAATCTCGACTTTCCCACTTGAGGTTCCAGAGAGGACTCGGCTCTTCCTTTTTCATACCAAGGGGAAACTGAGTCCCTCACCCCCTTCAAGACCCCAGGCCGCTCCCCGCTCCCGCCCCTGGAGGCCCCTCCTCGGCTCTGCCTCCTCCCGCTTCTCGACCCCACGGCCAGAAGATGATGATGTGGTCCAACTTCTTCCTGCAAGAGGAGAACCGGCGGCGGGGGGCCGCAGGCCGGCGGCGGGCGCAAGGGCAGCTCGGGGCGGGGCTGACACCCGAGCGCGAGGGGAAGGTGAAGCTGGCGCTGCTGCTGGCCTCCGTGGGCGCCACGCTGGCGGTGCTGTCCGTGGGCACCGAGTTCTGGGTGGAGCTCAACACCTACAAGGCCAACGGCAGCGCCGTGTGTGAGGCGGCCCACCTGGGGCTCTGGAAGGTGTGCACCAAGCGGCTGTGGCAGGCGGACGTGCCCACGGGCAGGGAGACCTGCGGCCCCGCGGAGCTGCCCGGAGGTAAGTGGCCGCCCCACTGAGCCCAGGtagacagggagggagaggggccCGTGTCCCAGGAGAAAGTCCGCCCCAGGGACGAAAGCCTGAGCTCCAGGAGGAGAGAGCTTGCATCCCAGTAAGTGCCGGTGCCCACATTGACCTCTGCTCTCAGAAactgctgagagagagagagagatctgagagagagagagagagagagagagagctcccagACACGGCCTAGGCCCCTAACTGGCTAACCCCCAGAGAACCTGTGCCTTAGAGCTTGCTTTCCTGCTACAGACTGTACCCCAGGACCAGAATGTGCCTGCAGGGAGTCTATGCCCCAGGCCATCCCTTACCCCTAGACCAGGCTGGGACCTGAGACCCTCCTAAATGAGGCTGTACCCCTATTCTATGCCTCTAAAGAAAGCCTGTGCCCCAAGACCACTCTGTGTTGCCAAAGTAGTCTGTGTCCCAAGACCATCCTGTACCCCAACTATCCTGTACCCCCAAATCAGCCTGTCTCTGCCTACAGTCTCCATGCCCCCCCAGACCAGCCTGCATGCTTCCTCCAGCCTGTGCCCTCAGATCAGCCTGCACCTCCAGACGAGGCTGTGGTTCCAGACAAGTCTGTGACCCCCCAAAGACCCTGCACCCACACCGCCAATGTTCCTAGTCATCACTTGGTCCCCCCCCCGAGGCCAGTCTTTGGCTCTAGAGACAGCCTGTGTCCCTAGAAAAACCTTGCCTGTGTCCCCAGACACAGCTGGTGTCCTCAGAGAGCCAGTGCCCACCCCAGGCAGCCTGTGCCCTCTGGAAATGCCTGCACCCTGGAGACAGCCTGTGCCCACTCTGCATGTGCCCACACACAGCCTGTGCCCTTGGAGAGGCAGCCTGGGATCTTGGTGTCAGCTTCCTCTTCACAGCCTGGAGACAGCTTGCACTCCCATCCTGTGAGCCCCGGGGGAGACAGACGCCCACCCCAAAGCAGAACCTATGCCTGTTCCCCACCGACTGCTTCCACCAAACCAAGCTCTCACCAGACACCGCTCCAACGCCCAGGCCAGACCCTGTGCCTTCCCTGCAGTGTTCTTCACTTCTTGTCCTCTTGCCTCCACATGCCCAGACTGGATATTtcagcattttctcattttctctgagACACACTTCCATGCTCCTCACTTTCCCAAATAGTGGCTGTTTTACCCCTGGGGATGCCGAAAGCTGTCCCGTACCTCCCTGATAGGACATGCCACAGCTTGTACTTATACCAGGGGGATATTCTATACCTCTTGGGACCTGGAGGAAATCTCGTTCTCCTCCACTGACTCCCCAGAGCCCATTTGGGCCATCGCATATTCGATCACCCATATGAGATCTCCAGCACTCTGTGCTCCCCAAAGAAggccctataatcccagtgcccCTCAAAGAATATGGCCGATTTTCCTGGGCTCCATATGAGAGTTCCCTCATCCTTCAGTTCTCCAGATGTGACATCTTATATGGGTAGAGCGCAAAACAGGATGTCCCAAGCCCGCCACAGGACAGCAGGATGCTAGGCACCCCTGGCTGTCAGGATGATAGGCTACccttaatcattttatttctgcaGATGGGCTATCTCTGGCCCCTCGGGCTCTCAAACAGGCTGATGATCCCAAACTTTTGCAAAATGGGAGACCCAGTAATAAGAATGTTAGATGCTTACATGTTGCCTGGTCCTGATCTAAGTGTTTTATGTACCCTAACTCATTAACCATCATGTCTAGCCTGTGAGTTGTTGTAATCATTCCCTTTCCAGAGAAGACAAAAGTGAGGAGCAAGAAGTCTTGGTGGCTCGGTCTGCGCACCCAGGCTAGTTATGTGGaatttgttttgttgctgttgttgtttgagacagagtttcacttagccccccaggctggagtacaatggcgtgttctcagctcactgtaacctccacctctcaggttccagaggttctcctacctcagcctcccgagtagctcacaggcgcacgccaccacgcccagctcattttttgtaactttagtagagaccacgttggtcaggctggtctcaaaccccccgacctcaggtgatccgcccgcctcggcctcccaaagtactgggatgacaggtgtgagccacggtgcctggcagTTTTATGGAATTCGAAGCTTGGTTGCCTCCATTCCTGACAAATGCATTATATTACATCTCATTAGTCCAGAAAGAGAACTCAAAGGTCTTGGGGCAATGGAGGGGATGTCCCATCCCATCTCACCACATCATGTGGGGTCCCTCGCATCCCTTGCTGTCCTCTCCATTGATCAGAAAGGACTTCAGTGTTCTAACAGGGTCGTCTCCATCATCTCACAAACCTGCCCCCTCAGAGGACATGTCACAATCTTCATTGTCTCGGAGAAATAACTCACACTCACCACTGCCCATCAAAAGACATCCCTATCTCCCTTGGCTGCAAGTGGGGAATTTGGGGGTGGCCCTTACCCTATACTTTTCCGGATGGGATATGTCATGTCATATCTTGGGGTGGTCAAGAGTTGGGATGTCCTAAACTATTAGTAGCCAAAAGGGGATGCCAGACAGCCTACATTGTCCCAGAAGGGCCATCACACCTCCGGGTGGATATAGACCATGCTTCCCACAATGACTGCTTCAATGAGAACCCACATCCTTCACGCGGTGACATGAAGCATCATTTAcccctttctgtttgtttgttttttgagacggagttttgctcttgttgccgtggctggagtgcagtggcacacacgatctcagctcatcataatctccacctcctgggttcaagtgatactcctatCTCAGTCtgtcaagtagctaggattgcaggcatgcgccacgacatccagctaatttttatatttttagtagagatgagggtttcaccatgttggccaaacctcctggtctcgaactcctgacctcaagcaatctgcctgccttggcctcctaatgtgttgggattccaggcgtgagccaccgcgcccagccctgtgctttattttatattatgttttccttattctttccGAGCTCATCTCTTAAATGTGTTTGATAAACACTCACGGATATGTATTTTGACTTGGAAAATATATAGTGTTAGTTTATGTGTGTTTTACATACATCAGATCATGCTATTGATTTTGTCTGAtcttaggacttttttttttttttgagatggggtctcactctgtcccccaggctggagtgcagtggcataatcttggctcactgcaacctctgtctcccgggctaaagcgatcctcctacctcagcctcctgagtagcagggattacaggtgtgtgccactacacccagctgattttgatagagacatggttttaccatgttggccaggatggtctcgatctcttgacctcgtgatccacccgcctcggcctcccaaagtgctgggattacaggcgtgagccaccgcgcctggcactTGTTCTTCCCCTTATTAGATGGACAAGTAAATGACACAGACGCTCCCTGTGAAAATCTCTGGCTTGATTCTTACTCCATGTCACTTATAAACAGTGCTACTGTAAACGTCCGAATATAtgctcctgttttgttttgttttccccccTGGAGGTGTACCCTGCAATGAAACCGTTGAGCCACAGGGTGTGAACATTCTTCATTTCATAAAGTACCTCAGAGTGCCTTCCCGAAAGACGAGTCGTACCCGTTCACACACGGAATCTCCTCTTATCTATTGAAACGCGTGATATTACCCTTTTCATGCTGGCCGGTCTAACTGATAGAAAGCGGTGCCTCCCTGCTGATTCGAGCTGCGTCTCTCTGATCCCTGGTGAAGTGGGCATCTCCTCATGGACCTGTCAGTTACCCAGCCTTCCTCTTCTGTGAATTACtattcataccctttgcccacttgtCTCTCTTCTTGCTGAGCCGTGGGAGCTCTTCGTGCCTTCCGTGTAGGAACCCTTCCTGAGCCAGGAATGCTTTCTGAGTCTGTTACTCTTCTTCTACTTGTATCTTGGTAGCATGGCGGTGGTTTTCACACCTCTGGCCATCATTTTTGCCTCTGTGTAGCAGGGATGGTAAGGTCCAAGTTCTAGGCTCCTGTGGGCTGTGCGAAGTGTCCAGTCCTGAGCTTACACAAGGGACCTCGTATCCTCatgtctctgttttctctctcctgcttccacAGAAGCAAACTGCACCTATTTTAAATTCTTCACCACGGGAGAGAATGCACGAATCTTTCAGAGAACCACAAAGAAAGGTGAGAACTTTTCACCCCATGGTGGGCGACAGGTGGGGGGAAATGCTGAACATGCTAGAGGAGTTCTAGAGAGAATTATCCTCTCCTCTGCTTTACCCCAGGGCGGGCCTCATGTTGAGAATCTGTGGATATCCTTGGGGGTAGGGCTGGCGGGAGAGTTAACGATGGGGACATGGTGCCCCAGAGCCCTGTGCCTGGAACTCTTttcgtttgttttgagatagtgtcttgctctgttgcccaggctggagtgcagtggcttgatctcagctcactgcaacctccacctgctgggttcaagcgattctcctgcctcagcctcctgagtagctgggactacgggcatctgcaaccacacccagctaattgttgtatttttactagagatggggtttcaccatgttgaccaggctggtctcaaactccttcctgacctcaggtgatctgcctgcctcggcctcccaaactgctgggattataggcatgccactgcacccagccatgccTAGAACTCTTAACCCATCTCTGCCTATGCCATGTTCTGGGTAACCATGGGCAAGTCGCAGCCCCTCTCTGTGGATGGCACCTGGACATCTCACACATGCGCACATATCACATGCTAACCACAGCGC encodes:
- the CACNG6 gene encoding voltage-dependent calcium channel gamma-6 subunit isoform X1 — translated: MMMWSNFFLQEENRRRGAAGRRRAQGQLGAGLTPEREGKVKLALLLASVGATLAVLSVGTEFWVELNTYKANGSAVCEAAHLGLWKVCTKRLWQADVPTGRETCGPAELPGEANCTYFKFFTTGENARIFQRTTKKEVNLAAAVIAVLGLAVMALGCLCIIMVLSKGAEFLLRVGAVCFGLSGLLLLVSLEVFRHSVRVLLQRVSPEPPPAPRLTYEYSWSLGCGVGAGLILLLGAGCFLLLTLPSWPWASLCPKRGHGAT
- the CACNG6 gene encoding voltage-dependent calcium channel gamma-6 subunit isoform X2, which codes for MMMWSNFFLQEENRRRGAAGRRRAQGQLGAGLTPEREGKVKLALLLASVGATLAVLSVGTEFWVELNTYKANGSAVCEAAHLGLWKVCTKRLWQADVPTGRETCGPAELPGEANCTYFKFFTTGENARIFQRTTKKGLLLLVSLEVFRHSVRVLLQRVSPEPPPAPRLTYEYSWSLGCGVGAGLILLLGAGCFLLLTLPSWPWASLCPKRGHGAT